From the genome of Caretta caretta isolate rCarCar2 chromosome 27, rCarCar1.hap1, whole genome shotgun sequence, one region includes:
- the MAPT gene encoding microtubule-associated protein tau isoform X13: protein MAEPRQDFNMMEDHSMSQAKQIPSGYPLQIPVDDGSDEPISETSDAKSTPTMEDATAPLVEERAHEDRIAARQHEEIPEGTTAEEAGVGATPNLEDQAAEDGAQARIDSKDKDGTDTEEKKPKGPEMKSGMKMAAPRSAAQTQKSPANATRIPAKTPTTPKTPPNAAGRKEQRKPPTTAAKSEKGEPAKSGDRSGYSSPGSPGTPGSRSRTPSLPTPPNREPKKVAVVRTPPKSPASAKSRLQTSTAPMPDLKNVRSKIGSTENLKHQPGGGKVQIVYKPVDLSHVTSKCGSLGNIHHKPGGGQVEVKSEKLDFKEKVQSKIGSLDNISHVPGGGNKKREKGKDDERGAQNGVPQSAGPQSLLAEPPIPEESPLPDLQPDGDANRVSQADLPRECQSQD from the exons ATGGCTGAGCCACGTCAGGATTTCAATATGATGGAAGACCATTCGATGAGCCAAGCTAAGCAGATCCCGTCAG GCTATCCCCTGCAGATACCGGTTGATGATGGATCAGATGAACCCATTTCCGAGACCTCTGATGCTAAGAGCACTCCAACTATGGAAG ATGCCACGGCCCCGTTAGTGGAGGAGAGAGCACATGAGGATCGGATTGCAGCTCGGCAGCACGAGGAGATACCCGAGGGAACCACAG CTGAGGAAGCAGGTGTGGGAGCTACTCCTAACCTTGAGGATCAAGCTGCAGAAGATGGTGCTCAAG CTCGTATTGACAGTAAAGACAAAGATGGAACTGATACTGAAGAGAAAAAGCCTAAG GGTCCGGAGATGAAAAGCGGAATGAAGATGGCTGCTCCCAGGTCTGCAGCACAGACTCAAAAAAGCCCAGCCAACGCTACCCGGATCCCGGCAAAAACGCCCACGACCCCCAAGACGCCTCCCAATGCTG CTGGCAGGAAGGAGCAGAGAAAGCCACCTACCACAGCAGCAAAATCTGAGAAAG GTGAACCAGCGAAGTCTGGAGACAGAAGTGGTTACAGCAGCCCTGGCTCACCCGGGACCCCCGGCAGCCGTTCCCGCACGCCCTCCCTGCCAACTCCCCCGAACCGGGAGCCCAAGAAGGTGGCAGTGGTTCGCACACCACCGAAATCCCCTGCTTCTGCCAAGAGCCGCCTGCAGACTTCTACTGCCCCCATGCCTGATCTGAAAAATGTCAGGTCCAAGATTGGTTCCACTGAAAACCTGAAGCACCAGCCAGGAGGTGGAAAG GTGCAAATTGTTTACAAGCCTGTAGACCTGAGCCATGTGACATCCAAATGTGGTTCCTTGGGCAACATTCATCATAAACCAG GTGGTGGCCAGGTGGAGGTGAAATCGGAGAAACTGGACTTCAAAGAGAAGGTGCAATCGAAAATTGGGTCGTTAGATAACATTAGCCATGTCCCTGGAGGAGGGAATAAAAAG AGAGAGAAGGGCAAGGATGATGAGCGCGGTGCACAAAATGGTGTcccccaaagtgcagggcctCAGTCATTGCTCGCTGAGCCCCCCATCCCCGAGGAGAGCCCGCTCCCAGACTTGCAGCCAGATGGTGATGCCA ATCGAGTCTCACAAGCTGACCTTCCGCGAGAATGCCAAAGCCAAGACTGA
- the MAPT gene encoding microtubule-associated protein tau isoform X11, with the protein MAEPRQDFNMMEDHSMSQAKQIPSGYPLQIPVDDGSDEPISETSDAKSTPTMEDATAPLVEERAHEDRIAARQHEEIPEGTTAEEAGVGATPNLEDQAAEDGAQARIDSKDKDGTDTEEKKPKGPEMKSGMKMAAPRSAAQTQKSPANATRIPAKTPTTPKTPPNAAGRKEQRKPPTTAAKSEKGEPAKSGDRSGYSSPGSPGTPGSRSRTPSLPTPPNREPKKVAVVRTPPKSPASAKSRLQTSTAPMPDLKNVRSKIGSTENLKHQPGGGKVQIVYKPVDLSHVTSKCGSLGNIHHKPGGGQVEVKSEKLDFKEKVQSKIGSLDNISHVPGGGNKKIESHKLTFRENAKAKTDHGAEIVYKSPTVSGDASPRRLSNVSSTGSINMVDSPQLATLADEVSASLAKQGL; encoded by the exons ATGGCTGAGCCACGTCAGGATTTCAATATGATGGAAGACCATTCGATGAGCCAAGCTAAGCAGATCCCGTCAG GCTATCCCCTGCAGATACCGGTTGATGATGGATCAGATGAACCCATTTCCGAGACCTCTGATGCTAAGAGCACTCCAACTATGGAAG ATGCCACGGCCCCGTTAGTGGAGGAGAGAGCACATGAGGATCGGATTGCAGCTCGGCAGCACGAGGAGATACCCGAGGGAACCACAG CTGAGGAAGCAGGTGTGGGAGCTACTCCTAACCTTGAGGATCAAGCTGCAGAAGATGGTGCTCAAG CTCGTATTGACAGTAAAGACAAAGATGGAACTGATACTGAAGAGAAAAAGCCTAAG GGTCCGGAGATGAAAAGCGGAATGAAGATGGCTGCTCCCAGGTCTGCAGCACAGACTCAAAAAAGCCCAGCCAACGCTACCCGGATCCCGGCAAAAACGCCCACGACCCCCAAGACGCCTCCCAATGCTG CTGGCAGGAAGGAGCAGAGAAAGCCACCTACCACAGCAGCAAAATCTGAGAAAG GTGAACCAGCGAAGTCTGGAGACAGAAGTGGTTACAGCAGCCCTGGCTCACCCGGGACCCCCGGCAGCCGTTCCCGCACGCCCTCCCTGCCAACTCCCCCGAACCGGGAGCCCAAGAAGGTGGCAGTGGTTCGCACACCACCGAAATCCCCTGCTTCTGCCAAGAGCCGCCTGCAGACTTCTACTGCCCCCATGCCTGATCTGAAAAATGTCAGGTCCAAGATTGGTTCCACTGAAAACCTGAAGCACCAGCCAGGAGGTGGAAAG GTGCAAATTGTTTACAAGCCTGTAGACCTGAGCCATGTGACATCCAAATGTGGTTCCTTGGGCAACATTCATCATAAACCAG GTGGTGGCCAGGTGGAGGTGAAATCGGAGAAACTGGACTTCAAAGAGAAGGTGCAATCGAAAATTGGGTCGTTAGATAACATTAGCCATGTCCCTGGAGGAGGGAATAAAAAG ATCGAGTCTCACAAGCTGACCTTCCGCGAGAATGCCAAAGCCAAGACTGACCACGGAGCCGAAATAGTCTACAAGTCACCCACCGTCTCTGGAGATGCCTCCCCCCGTCGCCTTAGCAACGTCTCCTCCACTGGCAGTATCAACATGGTGGACTCCCCCCAGCTGGCCACGCTAGCTGACGAAGTGTCCGCTTCCCTGGCCAAGCAGGGCTTGTGA
- the MAPT gene encoding microtubule-associated protein tau isoform X12, whose protein sequence is MAEPRQDFNMMEDHSMSQAKQIPSGYPLQIPVDDGSDEPISETSDAKSTPTMEDATAPLVEERAHEDRIAARQHEEIPEGTTEELSSPRLWESVEPGVQEPVASEIQPEKQAARIDSKDKDGTDTEEKKPKTSTPSSAKPLKGRSSITPQRPSSVSTTPLKNPSSPAESSVPASTPKRVSSITSRPASTGTKETKPKGPEMKSGMKMAAPRSAAQTQKSPANATRIPAKTPTTPKTPPNAAGRKEQRKPPTTAAKSEKGEPAKSGDRSGYSSPGSPGTPGSRSRTPSLPTPPNREPKKVAVVRTPPKSPASAKSRLQTSTAPMPDLKNVRSKIGSTENLKHQPGGGKVQIMNKKLDLSNVQSKCGSKDNIKHSPGGGSFLWT, encoded by the exons ATGGCTGAGCCACGTCAGGATTTCAATATGATGGAAGACCATTCGATGAGCCAAGCTAAGCAGATCCCGTCAG GCTATCCCCTGCAGATACCGGTTGATGATGGATCAGATGAACCCATTTCCGAGACCTCTGATGCTAAGAGCACTCCAACTATGGAAG ATGCCACGGCCCCGTTAGTGGAGGAGAGAGCACATGAGGATCGGATTGCAGCTCGGCAGCACGAGGAGATACCCGAGGGAACCACAG AGGAGCTGAGCTCCCCAAGGCTATGGGAGAGTGTGGAACCTGGAGTTCAGGAGCCTGTGGCAAGTGAGATTCAGCCAGAAAAACAAGCAG CTCGTATTGACAGTAAAGACAAAGATGGAACTGATACTGAAGAGAAAAAGCCTAAG ACATCCACACCTTCCTCTGCCAAACCCCTGAAAGGTAGATCCTCCATTACCCCCCAACGACCCTCCTCTGTTAGTACAACCCCTTTGAAAAACCCCTCCAGTCCTGCTGAGTCCTCAGTACCAGCTTCCACTCCTAAACGAGTCTCTTCTATCACATCCCGACCTGCCAGTACAGGAACAAAAGAAACCAAGCCAAAG GGTCCGGAGATGAAAAGCGGAATGAAGATGGCTGCTCCCAGGTCTGCAGCACAGACTCAAAAAAGCCCAGCCAACGCTACCCGGATCCCGGCAAAAACGCCCACGACCCCCAAGACGCCTCCCAATGCTG CTGGCAGGAAGGAGCAGAGAAAGCCACCTACCACAGCAGCAAAATCTGAGAAAG GTGAACCAGCGAAGTCTGGAGACAGAAGTGGTTACAGCAGCCCTGGCTCACCCGGGACCCCCGGCAGCCGTTCCCGCACGCCCTCCCTGCCAACTCCCCCGAACCGGGAGCCCAAGAAGGTGGCAGTGGTTCGCACACCACCGAAATCCCCTGCTTCTGCCAAGAGCCGCCTGCAGACTTCTACTGCCCCCATGCCTGATCTGAAAAATGTCAGGTCCAAGATTGGTTCCACTGAAAACCTGAAGCACCAGCCAGGAGGTGGAAAG GTGCAGATAATGAATAAGAAGCTGGATCTTAGCAACGTTCAATCCAAGTGTGGCTCAAAGGATAATATCAAACACAGCCCTGGAGGAGGCAGT TTTTTGTGGACATAA
- the MAPT gene encoding microtubule-associated protein tau isoform X3: MAEPRQDFNMMEDHSMSQAKQIPSGYPLQIPVDDGSDEPISETSDAKSTPTMEDATAPLVEERAHEDRIAARQHEEIPEGTTEELSSPRLWESVEPGVQEPVASEIQPEKQAARIDSKDKDGTDTEEKKPKTSTPSSAKPLKGRSSITPQRPSSVSTTPLKNPSSPAESSVPASTPKRVSSITSRPASTGTKETKPKGPEMKSGMKMAAPRSAAQTQKSPANATRIPAKTPTTPKTPPNAAGRKEQRKPPTTAAKSEKGEPAKSGDRSGYSSPGSPGTPGSRSRTPSLPTPPNREPKKVAVVRTPPKSPASAKSRLQTSTAPMPDLKNVRSKIGSTENLKHQPGGGKVQIMNKKLDLSNVQSKCGSKDNIKHSPGGGSVQIVYKPVDLSHVTSKCGSLGNIHHKPGGGQVEVKSEKLDFKEKVQSKIGSLDNISHVPGGGNKKREKGKDDERGAQNGVPQSAGPQSLLAEPPIPEESPLPDLQPDGDANRVSQADLPRECQSQD, translated from the exons ATGGCTGAGCCACGTCAGGATTTCAATATGATGGAAGACCATTCGATGAGCCAAGCTAAGCAGATCCCGTCAG GCTATCCCCTGCAGATACCGGTTGATGATGGATCAGATGAACCCATTTCCGAGACCTCTGATGCTAAGAGCACTCCAACTATGGAAG ATGCCACGGCCCCGTTAGTGGAGGAGAGAGCACATGAGGATCGGATTGCAGCTCGGCAGCACGAGGAGATACCCGAGGGAACCACAG AGGAGCTGAGCTCCCCAAGGCTATGGGAGAGTGTGGAACCTGGAGTTCAGGAGCCTGTGGCAAGTGAGATTCAGCCAGAAAAACAAGCAG CTCGTATTGACAGTAAAGACAAAGATGGAACTGATACTGAAGAGAAAAAGCCTAAG ACATCCACACCTTCCTCTGCCAAACCCCTGAAAGGTAGATCCTCCATTACCCCCCAACGACCCTCCTCTGTTAGTACAACCCCTTTGAAAAACCCCTCCAGTCCTGCTGAGTCCTCAGTACCAGCTTCCACTCCTAAACGAGTCTCTTCTATCACATCCCGACCTGCCAGTACAGGAACAAAAGAAACCAAGCCAAAG GGTCCGGAGATGAAAAGCGGAATGAAGATGGCTGCTCCCAGGTCTGCAGCACAGACTCAAAAAAGCCCAGCCAACGCTACCCGGATCCCGGCAAAAACGCCCACGACCCCCAAGACGCCTCCCAATGCTG CTGGCAGGAAGGAGCAGAGAAAGCCACCTACCACAGCAGCAAAATCTGAGAAAG GTGAACCAGCGAAGTCTGGAGACAGAAGTGGTTACAGCAGCCCTGGCTCACCCGGGACCCCCGGCAGCCGTTCCCGCACGCCCTCCCTGCCAACTCCCCCGAACCGGGAGCCCAAGAAGGTGGCAGTGGTTCGCACACCACCGAAATCCCCTGCTTCTGCCAAGAGCCGCCTGCAGACTTCTACTGCCCCCATGCCTGATCTGAAAAATGTCAGGTCCAAGATTGGTTCCACTGAAAACCTGAAGCACCAGCCAGGAGGTGGAAAG GTGCAGATAATGAATAAGAAGCTGGATCTTAGCAACGTTCAATCCAAGTGTGGCTCAAAGGATAATATCAAACACAGCCCTGGAGGAGGCAGT GTGCAAATTGTTTACAAGCCTGTAGACCTGAGCCATGTGACATCCAAATGTGGTTCCTTGGGCAACATTCATCATAAACCAG GTGGTGGCCAGGTGGAGGTGAAATCGGAGAAACTGGACTTCAAAGAGAAGGTGCAATCGAAAATTGGGTCGTTAGATAACATTAGCCATGTCCCTGGAGGAGGGAATAAAAAG AGAGAGAAGGGCAAGGATGATGAGCGCGGTGCACAAAATGGTGTcccccaaagtgcagggcctCAGTCATTGCTCGCTGAGCCCCCCATCCCCGAGGAGAGCCCGCTCCCAGACTTGCAGCCAGATGGTGATGCCA ATCGAGTCTCACAAGCTGACCTTCCGCGAGAATGCCAAAGCCAAGACTGA
- the MAPT gene encoding microtubule-associated protein tau isoform X7 has protein sequence MAEPRQDFNMMEDHSMSQAKQIPSGYPLQIPVDDGSDEPISETSDAKSTPTMEDATAPLVEERAHEDRIAARQHEEIPEGTTEELSSPRLWESVEPGVQEPVASEIQPEKQAARIDSKDKDGTDTEEKKPKTSTPSSAKPLKGRSSITPQRPSSVSTTPLKNPSSPAESSVPASTPKRVSSITSRPASTGTKETKPKGPEMKSGMKMAAPRSAAQTQKSPANATRIPAKTPTTPKTPPNAAGRKEQRKPPTTAAKSEKGEPAKSGDRSGYSSPGSPGTPGSRSRTPSLPTPPNREPKKVAVVRTPPKSPASAKSRLQTSTAPMPDLKNVRSKIGSTENLKHQPGGGKVQIVYKPVDLSHVTSKCGSLGNIHHKPGGGQVEVKSEKLDFKEKVQSKIGSLDNISHVPGGGNKKREKGKDDERGAQNGVPQSAGPQSLLAEPPIPEESPLPDLQPDGDANRVSQADLPRECQSQD, from the exons ATGGCTGAGCCACGTCAGGATTTCAATATGATGGAAGACCATTCGATGAGCCAAGCTAAGCAGATCCCGTCAG GCTATCCCCTGCAGATACCGGTTGATGATGGATCAGATGAACCCATTTCCGAGACCTCTGATGCTAAGAGCACTCCAACTATGGAAG ATGCCACGGCCCCGTTAGTGGAGGAGAGAGCACATGAGGATCGGATTGCAGCTCGGCAGCACGAGGAGATACCCGAGGGAACCACAG AGGAGCTGAGCTCCCCAAGGCTATGGGAGAGTGTGGAACCTGGAGTTCAGGAGCCTGTGGCAAGTGAGATTCAGCCAGAAAAACAAGCAG CTCGTATTGACAGTAAAGACAAAGATGGAACTGATACTGAAGAGAAAAAGCCTAAG ACATCCACACCTTCCTCTGCCAAACCCCTGAAAGGTAGATCCTCCATTACCCCCCAACGACCCTCCTCTGTTAGTACAACCCCTTTGAAAAACCCCTCCAGTCCTGCTGAGTCCTCAGTACCAGCTTCCACTCCTAAACGAGTCTCTTCTATCACATCCCGACCTGCCAGTACAGGAACAAAAGAAACCAAGCCAAAG GGTCCGGAGATGAAAAGCGGAATGAAGATGGCTGCTCCCAGGTCTGCAGCACAGACTCAAAAAAGCCCAGCCAACGCTACCCGGATCCCGGCAAAAACGCCCACGACCCCCAAGACGCCTCCCAATGCTG CTGGCAGGAAGGAGCAGAGAAAGCCACCTACCACAGCAGCAAAATCTGAGAAAG GTGAACCAGCGAAGTCTGGAGACAGAAGTGGTTACAGCAGCCCTGGCTCACCCGGGACCCCCGGCAGCCGTTCCCGCACGCCCTCCCTGCCAACTCCCCCGAACCGGGAGCCCAAGAAGGTGGCAGTGGTTCGCACACCACCGAAATCCCCTGCTTCTGCCAAGAGCCGCCTGCAGACTTCTACTGCCCCCATGCCTGATCTGAAAAATGTCAGGTCCAAGATTGGTTCCACTGAAAACCTGAAGCACCAGCCAGGAGGTGGAAAG GTGCAAATTGTTTACAAGCCTGTAGACCTGAGCCATGTGACATCCAAATGTGGTTCCTTGGGCAACATTCATCATAAACCAG GTGGTGGCCAGGTGGAGGTGAAATCGGAGAAACTGGACTTCAAAGAGAAGGTGCAATCGAAAATTGGGTCGTTAGATAACATTAGCCATGTCCCTGGAGGAGGGAATAAAAAG AGAGAGAAGGGCAAGGATGATGAGCGCGGTGCACAAAATGGTGTcccccaaagtgcagggcctCAGTCATTGCTCGCTGAGCCCCCCATCCCCGAGGAGAGCCCGCTCCCAGACTTGCAGCCAGATGGTGATGCCA ATCGAGTCTCACAAGCTGACCTTCCGCGAGAATGCCAAAGCCAAGACTGA
- the MAPT gene encoding microtubule-associated protein tau isoform X8: MAEPRQDFNMMEDHSMSQAKQIPSGYPLQIPVDDGSDEPISETSDAKSTPTMEDATAPLVEERAHEDRIAARQHEEIPEGTTEELSSPRLWESVEPGVQEPVASEIQPEKQAARIDSKDKDGTDTEEKKPKGPEMKSGMKMAAPRSAAQTQKSPANATRIPAKTPTTPKTPPNAAGRKEQRKPPTTAAKSEKGEPAKSGDRSGYSSPGSPGTPGSRSRTPSLPTPPNREPKKVAVVRTPPKSPASAKSRLQTSTAPMPDLKNVRSKIGSTENLKHQPGGGKVQIMNKKLDLSNVQSKCGSKDNIKHSPGGGSVQIVYKPVDLSHVTSKCGSLGNIHHKPGGGQVEVKSEKLDFKEKVQSKIGSLDNISHVPGGGNKKIESHKLTFRENAKAKTDHGAEIVYKSPTVSGDASPRRLSNVSSTGSINMVDSPQLATLADEVSASLAKQGL, encoded by the exons ATGGCTGAGCCACGTCAGGATTTCAATATGATGGAAGACCATTCGATGAGCCAAGCTAAGCAGATCCCGTCAG GCTATCCCCTGCAGATACCGGTTGATGATGGATCAGATGAACCCATTTCCGAGACCTCTGATGCTAAGAGCACTCCAACTATGGAAG ATGCCACGGCCCCGTTAGTGGAGGAGAGAGCACATGAGGATCGGATTGCAGCTCGGCAGCACGAGGAGATACCCGAGGGAACCACAG AGGAGCTGAGCTCCCCAAGGCTATGGGAGAGTGTGGAACCTGGAGTTCAGGAGCCTGTGGCAAGTGAGATTCAGCCAGAAAAACAAGCAG CTCGTATTGACAGTAAAGACAAAGATGGAACTGATACTGAAGAGAAAAAGCCTAAG GGTCCGGAGATGAAAAGCGGAATGAAGATGGCTGCTCCCAGGTCTGCAGCACAGACTCAAAAAAGCCCAGCCAACGCTACCCGGATCCCGGCAAAAACGCCCACGACCCCCAAGACGCCTCCCAATGCTG CTGGCAGGAAGGAGCAGAGAAAGCCACCTACCACAGCAGCAAAATCTGAGAAAG GTGAACCAGCGAAGTCTGGAGACAGAAGTGGTTACAGCAGCCCTGGCTCACCCGGGACCCCCGGCAGCCGTTCCCGCACGCCCTCCCTGCCAACTCCCCCGAACCGGGAGCCCAAGAAGGTGGCAGTGGTTCGCACACCACCGAAATCCCCTGCTTCTGCCAAGAGCCGCCTGCAGACTTCTACTGCCCCCATGCCTGATCTGAAAAATGTCAGGTCCAAGATTGGTTCCACTGAAAACCTGAAGCACCAGCCAGGAGGTGGAAAG GTGCAGATAATGAATAAGAAGCTGGATCTTAGCAACGTTCAATCCAAGTGTGGCTCAAAGGATAATATCAAACACAGCCCTGGAGGAGGCAGT GTGCAAATTGTTTACAAGCCTGTAGACCTGAGCCATGTGACATCCAAATGTGGTTCCTTGGGCAACATTCATCATAAACCAG GTGGTGGCCAGGTGGAGGTGAAATCGGAGAAACTGGACTTCAAAGAGAAGGTGCAATCGAAAATTGGGTCGTTAGATAACATTAGCCATGTCCCTGGAGGAGGGAATAAAAAG ATCGAGTCTCACAAGCTGACCTTCCGCGAGAATGCCAAAGCCAAGACTGACCACGGAGCCGAAATAGTCTACAAGTCACCCACCGTCTCTGGAGATGCCTCCCCCCGTCGCCTTAGCAACGTCTCCTCCACTGGCAGTATCAACATGGTGGACTCCCCCCAGCTGGCCACGCTAGCTGACGAAGTGTCCGCTTCCCTGGCCAAGCAGGGCTTGTGA